From a single Mus caroli chromosome X, CAROLI_EIJ_v1.1, whole genome shotgun sequence genomic region:
- the Znf711 gene encoding zinc finger protein 711 isoform X1 — translation MDSGGGSLGLHTSDARMAHTMIMQDFVAGMAGTAHIDGDHIVVSVPEAVLVSDVVTDDGITLDHGLAAEVVHGPDIITETDVVTEGVIVPEAVLEADVAIEEDLEEDDGDHILTSELITETVRVPEQVFVADLVSGPDGHLEHVVQDCVSGVDSPTMVSEEVLVTNSDTETVIQAAGGVPGSTVTIKTEDDDDDDVKSTSEDYLMISLDDVGEKLEHMGNTPLKIGSDGSQEDVKEDGFGSEVIKVYIFKAEAEDDVEIGGTEIVTESEYTSGHSVAGVLDQSRMQREKMVYMAVKDSSQEEDDISNADISNELCMEVIIGEEEGTPLEIPLEDSDVNKTVSPVLSPASYDERRVSRRYEDCQATGNTFDSALENRNTTAAQYLQICDSMNTNKVLKQKIKKRRRGETRQWQTAVIIGPDGQPLTVYPCHICTKKFKSRGFLKRHMKNHPDHLMRKKYQCTDCDFTTNKKVSFHNHLESHKLINKVDKTHEFTEYTRRYREASPLSSNKLILRDKEPKMHKCKYCDYETAEQGLLNRHLLAVHSKSFPHVCVECGKGFRHPSELKKHMRTHTGEKPYQCQYCAFRCADQSNLKTHIKSKHGSNLPYKCEHCPQAFGDERELQRHLDLFQGHKTHQCPHCDHKSTNSSDLKRHIISVHTKDFPHKCEVCDKGFHRPSELKKHSDIHKGRKIHQCRHCDFKTSDPFILSGHILSVHTKDQSLKCKRCKRGFRQQNELKKHMKTHTGRKIYQCEYCEYSTTDASGFKRHVISIHTKDYPHRCEFCKKGFRRPSEKNQHIMRHHKETLM, via the exons TGGCTGGAATGGCTGGTACTGCACATATCGATGGAGACCATATTGTAGTTTCAGTTCCTGAAGCTGTATTAGTTTCTGATGTTGTCACAGATGATGGGATAACTCTCGATCATGGCCTTGCAGCTGAAGTTGTCCATGGGCCTGATATTATTACTGAGACTGATGTAGTAACAGAAGGGGTGATTGTTCCTGAAGCTGTACTTGAAGCCGATGTTGCCATTGAAGAAGATTTGGAAGAAGATGATGGAGATCATATCTTAACTTCTGAGCTTATTACAGAAACCGTTAGGGTACCTGAGCAGGTTTTTGTGGCTGATCTTGTTTCTGGTCCTGATGGACATTTGGAACATGTGGTCCAAGATTGTGTTTCAGGTGTGGACTCTCCCACAATGGTGTCAGAAGAAGTTCTTGTAACTAATTCAGATACAGAAACTGTGATTCAAGCAGCTGGTGGTGTTCCTGGGTCTACTGTTACCATAAAAAcggaagatgatgatgatgatgatgtcaagAGCACTTCGGAAGACTACTTAATGATATCTT TGGATGATGTGGGAGAGAAGTTAGAGCATATGGGGAACACACCATTAAAAATCGGTAGTGATGGTTCACAAGAAGATGTTAAAGAAGATGGATTTGGTTCAGAAGTGATAAAAGTATATATCTTTAAAGCAGAGGCTGAAGATGATGTTGAAATAG gtgGGACAGAAATTGTCACAGAGAGTGAATACACCAGTGGACATTCTGTGGCTGGAGTGCTTGACCAGAGCCGAATGCAGCGAGAGAAAATGGTTTACATGGCAGTGAAAGACTCTTCCCAAGAAGAGGATGATATCA GTAATGCTGATATATCAAATGAACTGTGCATGGAAGTCATTataggggaagaggaaggaactcCCCTTGAGATTCCGCTTGAGGACTCTGATGTTAATAAAACAGTTTCCCCTGTTCTCTCTCCTGCATCATATG ATGAAAGACGAGTTTCTCGAAGGTATGAAGATTGTCAAGCAACAG gaaaCACTTTTGACTCAgcattagaaaacagaaacactaCAGCAGCACAGTACCTTCAAATTTGTGATAGCATGAACACAAATAAAGTTCTTAAacaaaaaatcaagaagaggagaaggggagaaacaAGGCAGTGGCAAACAG CTGTTATAATAGGTCCTGATGGACAGCCCTTGACAGTATACCCTTGCCATATTTGCACAAAAAAGTTTAAATCCAGGGGATTCTTAAAAAGACACATGAAGAATCATCCTGATCATTTGATGAGAAAGAAGTACCAGTGTACAGATTGTGATTTTACAACTAACAAGAAAGTGAGTTTCCATAACCACTTAGAAAGCCATAAGCTCATAAACAAAGTTGATAAAACCCATGAATTTACAGAATACACTCGAAGATACAGAGAAGCTAGTCCACTGAGTTCAAATAAACTCATTTTAAGAGACAAGGAACCGAAGATGCACAAGTGCAAGTACTGTGATTATGAAACTGCCGAACAAGGACTGTTAAATAGACATTTGCTGGCTGTTCATAGCAAGAGTTTTCCTCATGTTTGTGTTGAGTGTGGAAAGGGTTTTCGTCATCCTTCTGAACTCAAGAAACATATGAGAACCCATACTGGTGAGAAGCCATATCAGTGTCAGTACTGTGCATTCAGATGTGCAGATCAATCAAACCTGAAAACTCACATTAAGTCTAAGCATGGTAGCAACTTGCCCTATAAATGTGAGCATTGTCCTCAAGCCTTTGGTGATGAGAGAGAGCTTCAGCGCCATCTGGATTTGTTTCAAGGACATAAAACACACCAATGTCCTCATTGTGATCATAAGAGCACCAACTCAAGTGACCTTAAGCGGCACATCATATCTGTCCATACCAAGGACTTTCCTCACAAATGTGAAGTCTGTGATAAAGGTTTTCATCGTCCTTCAGAGCTTAAAAAACATAGTGATATTCATAAGGGTAGGAAGATTCATCAGTGTAGGCATTGTGACTTTAAAACCTCAGATCCATTTATTCTTAGTGGTCATATCCTTTCAGTTCATACTAAAGATCAGTCATTGAAGTGTAAAAGGTGCAAGAGAGGATTCAGACAACAGAATGAGCTGAAAAAGCACATGAAGACTCATACTGGAAGGAAGATTTACCAATGTGAATATTGTGAATACAGCACCACAGATGCATCTGGATTCAAACGACATGTGATTTCAATACATACGAAAGACTATCCACACAGGTGTGAATTCTGCAAAAAGGGATTCCgaagaccatcagaaaaaaaCCAGCACATAATGAGGCACCACAAGGAGACGCTTATGTAG
- the Znf711 gene encoding zinc finger protein 711 isoform X2, which yields MDSGGGSLGLHTSDARMAHTMIMQDFVAGMAGTAHIDGDHIVVSVPEAVLVSDVVTDDGITLDHGLAAEVVHGPDIITETDVVTEGVIVPEAVLEADVAIEEDLEEDDGDHILTSELITETVRVPEQVFVADLVSGPDGHLEHVVQDCVSGVDSPTMVSEEVLVTNSDTETVIQAAGGVPGSTVTIKTEDDDDDDVKSTSEDYLMISLDDVGEKLEHMGNTPLKIGSDGSQEDVKEDGFGSEVIKVYIFKAEAEDDVEIGGTEIVTESEYTSGHSVAGVLDQSRMQREKMVYMAVKDSSQEEDDINERRVSRRYEDCQATGNTFDSALENRNTTAAQYLQICDSMNTNKVLKQKIKKRRRGETRQWQTAVIIGPDGQPLTVYPCHICTKKFKSRGFLKRHMKNHPDHLMRKKYQCTDCDFTTNKKVSFHNHLESHKLINKVDKTHEFTEYTRRYREASPLSSNKLILRDKEPKMHKCKYCDYETAEQGLLNRHLLAVHSKSFPHVCVECGKGFRHPSELKKHMRTHTGEKPYQCQYCAFRCADQSNLKTHIKSKHGSNLPYKCEHCPQAFGDERELQRHLDLFQGHKTHQCPHCDHKSTNSSDLKRHIISVHTKDFPHKCEVCDKGFHRPSELKKHSDIHKGRKIHQCRHCDFKTSDPFILSGHILSVHTKDQSLKCKRCKRGFRQQNELKKHMKTHTGRKIYQCEYCEYSTTDASGFKRHVISIHTKDYPHRCEFCKKGFRRPSEKNQHIMRHHKETLM from the exons TGGCTGGAATGGCTGGTACTGCACATATCGATGGAGACCATATTGTAGTTTCAGTTCCTGAAGCTGTATTAGTTTCTGATGTTGTCACAGATGATGGGATAACTCTCGATCATGGCCTTGCAGCTGAAGTTGTCCATGGGCCTGATATTATTACTGAGACTGATGTAGTAACAGAAGGGGTGATTGTTCCTGAAGCTGTACTTGAAGCCGATGTTGCCATTGAAGAAGATTTGGAAGAAGATGATGGAGATCATATCTTAACTTCTGAGCTTATTACAGAAACCGTTAGGGTACCTGAGCAGGTTTTTGTGGCTGATCTTGTTTCTGGTCCTGATGGACATTTGGAACATGTGGTCCAAGATTGTGTTTCAGGTGTGGACTCTCCCACAATGGTGTCAGAAGAAGTTCTTGTAACTAATTCAGATACAGAAACTGTGATTCAAGCAGCTGGTGGTGTTCCTGGGTCTACTGTTACCATAAAAAcggaagatgatgatgatgatgatgtcaagAGCACTTCGGAAGACTACTTAATGATATCTT TGGATGATGTGGGAGAGAAGTTAGAGCATATGGGGAACACACCATTAAAAATCGGTAGTGATGGTTCACAAGAAGATGTTAAAGAAGATGGATTTGGTTCAGAAGTGATAAAAGTATATATCTTTAAAGCAGAGGCTGAAGATGATGTTGAAATAG gtgGGACAGAAATTGTCACAGAGAGTGAATACACCAGTGGACATTCTGTGGCTGGAGTGCTTGACCAGAGCCGAATGCAGCGAGAGAAAATGGTTTACATGGCAGTGAAAGACTCTTCCCAAGAAGAGGATGATATCA ATGAAAGACGAGTTTCTCGAAGGTATGAAGATTGTCAAGCAACAG gaaaCACTTTTGACTCAgcattagaaaacagaaacactaCAGCAGCACAGTACCTTCAAATTTGTGATAGCATGAACACAAATAAAGTTCTTAAacaaaaaatcaagaagaggagaaggggagaaacaAGGCAGTGGCAAACAG CTGTTATAATAGGTCCTGATGGACAGCCCTTGACAGTATACCCTTGCCATATTTGCACAAAAAAGTTTAAATCCAGGGGATTCTTAAAAAGACACATGAAGAATCATCCTGATCATTTGATGAGAAAGAAGTACCAGTGTACAGATTGTGATTTTACAACTAACAAGAAAGTGAGTTTCCATAACCACTTAGAAAGCCATAAGCTCATAAACAAAGTTGATAAAACCCATGAATTTACAGAATACACTCGAAGATACAGAGAAGCTAGTCCACTGAGTTCAAATAAACTCATTTTAAGAGACAAGGAACCGAAGATGCACAAGTGCAAGTACTGTGATTATGAAACTGCCGAACAAGGACTGTTAAATAGACATTTGCTGGCTGTTCATAGCAAGAGTTTTCCTCATGTTTGTGTTGAGTGTGGAAAGGGTTTTCGTCATCCTTCTGAACTCAAGAAACATATGAGAACCCATACTGGTGAGAAGCCATATCAGTGTCAGTACTGTGCATTCAGATGTGCAGATCAATCAAACCTGAAAACTCACATTAAGTCTAAGCATGGTAGCAACTTGCCCTATAAATGTGAGCATTGTCCTCAAGCCTTTGGTGATGAGAGAGAGCTTCAGCGCCATCTGGATTTGTTTCAAGGACATAAAACACACCAATGTCCTCATTGTGATCATAAGAGCACCAACTCAAGTGACCTTAAGCGGCACATCATATCTGTCCATACCAAGGACTTTCCTCACAAATGTGAAGTCTGTGATAAAGGTTTTCATCGTCCTTCAGAGCTTAAAAAACATAGTGATATTCATAAGGGTAGGAAGATTCATCAGTGTAGGCATTGTGACTTTAAAACCTCAGATCCATTTATTCTTAGTGGTCATATCCTTTCAGTTCATACTAAAGATCAGTCATTGAAGTGTAAAAGGTGCAAGAGAGGATTCAGACAACAGAATGAGCTGAAAAAGCACATGAAGACTCATACTGGAAGGAAGATTTACCAATGTGAATATTGTGAATACAGCACCACAGATGCATCTGGATTCAAACGACATGTGATTTCAATACATACGAAAGACTATCCACACAGGTGTGAATTCTGCAAAAAGGGATTCCgaagaccatcagaaaaaaaCCAGCACATAATGAGGCACCACAAGGAGACGCTTATGTAG